One genomic segment of Elgaria multicarinata webbii isolate HBS135686 ecotype San Diego chromosome 21, rElgMul1.1.pri, whole genome shotgun sequence includes these proteins:
- the LOC134412274 gene encoding NACHT, LRR and PYD domains-containing protein 3-like, whose translation MSSSVKCTEEDINAFGKHLENFSPGNLRRITEHFHQDLIYVVENDVTVVLQGLVAGRVLTAREAQTYEDVKNQQDSTRAAEKLADDFLSGSMKMAVGLWKCLFALRSKWSHPNLDGMVEEILQNGPALLEEITLNECGRTLDPEVKVWQEEQKSLLYEQTRHLREGSREAQPEESCFPIVSRYVDLKMVSDNKFRKRSYQEHEALAAAGELNEFRLRHKIQVDLERITPDRLFRWCFRSRRTPRSVMLSGVAGVGKTTLVQKFVFDWVEGKHYQKFAFLFFFKFRDLNAVEKGATLEGLIQQQYPKMHDKVGKILEDPEKLLFIFDGLDESKDNLDLSSSDLCVQPGDVKPVNVIVASLLKQKLLKGCSVLLTSRPSRLVHLETGVLHRVATIVGFLSQERVRYFYNFFGEDAVAQKALAHVRDSQVLYTLCYNPSYCWITCTALQPCFTSNSGQPHALPSTVTQLFISFVKHMVANHTRGLSGDTNVREILRRLGSLADWALNNRSLVFDENALEVFIAMVCHLPTCFLVENFQGDSSSFPVTYSFVHLTVQEFFAALVHYLDGEEDNFKDTMEKAKGSQGGEYEIFLRFLSGLSHPTTRAPLEEILGTFSPVITQKVIDLIIKMDCKTLLSTRSQDGKRKALNFFNLLFEAQNSQLVRQVMGNAARVDFSGLILTPVDCDILAYVLSCCEGVELLNLDSCYVQTEGLEKLSPELHKIRELSLCSNYLKDSAVKHLGSALKNPECQMHRLSLAKNVLTEKSCEDLSLVLLRNHSLLTLDLAENKMRDEGLSILLGVFRNPQCKIQKLVIQENALTDASCKILCSALAENTTLTHLNLSGNPFTDRCANEMRNLILTCRSLKEIRLSLSDITPAMEGQLKKLESDREDLKIII comes from the exons CAGCGGAGAAGCTGGCTGATGACTTTCTCTCGGGGAGCATGAAGATGGCTGTTGGGCTCTGGAAGTGTCTCTTTGCTCTGAGGAGCAAGTGGTCTCATCCCAACCTTGATGGGATGGTGGAAGAAATCCTCCAGAATG GTCCAGCTCTGTTAGAAGAGATTACCCTGAATGAATGTGGACGCACCCTTGACCCGGAAGTCAAAG TTTGGCAAGAGGAACAGAAATCTCTTCTATATGAACAAACCAGACATCTGAGAGAAGGCAGCAGAGAAGCACAACCCGAGGAGTCCTGTTTCCCCATTGTCAGCCGCTACGTAGACCTAAAAATGGTCTCGGATAACAAGTTCAGGAAACGGAGCTATCAGGAACATGAGGCGCTGGCAGCTGCTGGTGAGCTGAATGAGTTTCGCCTCCGCCACAAAATACAGGTCGATCTGGAGCGCATCACGCCGGACCGGCTGTTCCGCTGGTGCTTTCGATCACGCCGCACACCCCGTTCCGTGATGTTGAGCGGGGTGGCCGGAGTGGGCAAGACGACCCTGGTGCAGAAGTTTGTCTTTGACTGGGTAGAGGGAAAACACTACCAAAAGTttgccttccttttcttcttcaaattCCGGGACCTCAACGCTGTGGAGAAAGGGGCCACCCTCGAAGGCCTGATCCAGCAACAGTACCCCAAGATGCATGACAAAGTTGGGAAAATCCTAGAGGACCCAGAGAAATTGCTCTTCATCTTTGATGGCTTGGATGAGAGCAAAGACAATCTGGATTTGAGTTCCTCAGACCTCTGTGTCCAGCCAGGAGATGTGAAACCGGTTAACGTGATTGTAGCCAGCTTGCTGAAACAGAAGCTTTTGAAGGGATGTTCGGTTCTCCTGACCAGCCGCCCGAGCAGACTCGTCCATTTGGAGACAGGAGTCCTCCACAGAGTGGCCACTATTGTGGGCTTCCTCTCTCAGGAAAGAGTGAGGTACTTCTACAACTTCTTTGGAGAGGATGCGGTTGCCCAAAAGGCCTTGGCCCATGTGAGGGACAGCCAAGTTCTGTACACCCTCTGTTACAATCCCTCCTACTGCTGGATTACCTGCACTGCGTTGCAACCTTGCTTCACCTCCAATTCTGGACAGCCACATGCTCTTCCCAGCACTGTGACTCAACTCTTCATAAGCTTTGTGAAGCATATGGTGGCCAACCACACCAGGGGGCTCTCTGGGGACACAAATGTACGGGAGATACTGAGAAGACTTGGCTCTTTGGCTGACTGGGCCCTTAACAACCGCAGTCTTGTTTTTGATGAGAACGCATTGGAGGTCTTCATTGCGATGGTGTGTCATCTCCCTACGTGCTTCCTGGTGGAGAACTTCCAAGGTGACTCCTCATCCTTCCCGGTCACCTATTCCTTCGTTCACCTCACCGTTCAAGAGTTTTTTGCTGCCCTTGTTCATTACTTGGATGGCGAGGAGGACAATTTTAAAGACACAATGGAAAAAGCCAAAGGCAGCCAAGGTGGCGAATATGAAATTTTTCTCCGCTTCCTGTCTGGCCTGTCTCATCCCACTACTAGGGCACCCTTGGAAGAAATTCTGGGAACGTTCTCGCCAGTGATCACTCAAAAAGTCATTGATTTGATCATAAAGATGGACTGTAAAACTCTCCTGAgtacaaggagccaggatggtaAAAGGAAAGCCCTGAATTTCTTCAATTTGCTTTTTGAGGCTCAAAACAGCCAACTTGTGCGCCAGGTGATGGGAAATGCTGCCCGTGTGGACTTCTCCGGACTGATCCTCACGCCTGTCGATTGTGACATCCTTGCGTACGTCCTGAGCTGTTGCGAAGGAGTTGAGCTCCTAAACCTTGATTCCTGCTATGTCCAAACTGAGGGGTTGGAGAAGCTCAGTCCTGAGCTGCACAAAATCAGAGAACTGAG CCTCTGCAGTAATTATCTGAAGGATTCAGCAGTGAAGCACCTTGGTTCTGCCTTGAAGAATCCAGAGTGCCAAATGCATAGACTGAG TTTGGCAAAGAATGTGCTTACCGAAAAGTCCTGTGAAGATCTGAGTCTGGTTCTCTTGCGGAATCACAGCCTCTTAACCCTTGACCTGGCCGAGAACAAGATGCGTGATGAAGGCCTCTCCATCTTGTTGGGAGTGTTCAGAAATCCACAGTGCAAGATACAGAAACTAGT CATCCAGGAAAATGCCTTGACAGATGCATCCTGCAAAATACTATGTTCTGCTCTTGCTGAAAACACCACCCTCACACATCTGAACCTGAGTGGCAACCCTTTCACGGATCGATGCGCTAATGAAATGCGTAATCTCATCCTGACCTGTCGTTCTCTTAAAGAAATCAG GCTGAGCCTAAGTGACATCACTCCAGCGATGGAAGGACAGCTGAAAAAACTTGAAAGTGACCGAGAAGACCTCAAGATAATAATTTAA